One genomic window of Maribacter aquivivus includes the following:
- a CDS encoding family 16 glycosylhydrolase: MKKLKYIMVSLFAVMMSCDGDDIDIPESVTPSNLTVSAQNMGEGVFDFTASAANANYYHYDFGDGTTALETSGVTSKTYEEIGENIYTVTITAGSTEGKKISETIDVSVSLAFTDTETVTFLTNDSSKTWFLAASQQGHLGLGPAREGIDGDWWYPKWFSASAFEKCGTEDSDCLCDDELTFSVNENGGLVYTLDNKGQTYFNVGHKAVVGGGEDIDFCYDFDTSGEKIVQLSEVEGNVPDAETTGIQMTFSDGGFMGYYVGSSVYEILSISDDFLYVRTYDTENADLAWYHKFTSDVAVDGGEESLETIYTNLVWSDEFDVDGAPNAANWGYDLGAGGWGNGEAQTYTDAAENVKVEDGVLKITAIAGEGEAAVHYFDEITLSDGSGGTQTLEDFEGAAPVFTGFGGVGTAVIANPDPTGENTSANVAESTKTLGAETWAGSFFDLSAPVDLVAYPSISLKTWSPATGANIILKLENQANADENVEVSVNSTVANAWETLNFDFTGVPVGTYDRVVLFFDFGVSPSGGITSGRIKSENLYEFTYGRVEIRAKLPSAGGTWPALWALGANFDEVGWPTAGEIDIMEHVGNNNNTISSALHYPGNSAGNAIVGSTPVENATSEFHNYTVEWTPDSIKFVVDDQLVHNSFVNNATTPFNADFFLIMNVAMGGTLGGTIDAEFIEDTMEVDYVRVYQ; this comes from the coding sequence ATGAAAAAATTAAAGTACATCATGGTATCCTTGTTTGCAGTAATGATGAGCTGCGATGGAGATGACATTGATATTCCAGAATCGGTTACGCCTTCTAATCTTACAGTTAGTGCTCAAAATATGGGTGAAGGTGTCTTTGACTTTACTGCATCTGCAGCCAATGCCAATTATTATCATTATGATTTTGGTGATGGTACCACTGCTTTGGAAACTTCAGGTGTAACTTCTAAAACGTACGAAGAAATAGGTGAGAATATATATACGGTAACTATAACTGCGGGTTCTACAGAGGGTAAAAAGATTTCTGAGACTATAGATGTTTCTGTTTCATTAGCGTTTACCGACACTGAAACGGTGACTTTTTTAACGAATGACAGCTCAAAAACATGGTTTTTGGCAGCATCTCAACAGGGTCACTTAGGACTAGGACCTGCAAGGGAAGGAATAGATGGAGATTGGTGGTACCCTAAATGGTTTTCTGCTTCTGCATTTGAAAAATGTGGAACGGAAGATTCTGATTGTCTGTGTGATGATGAGCTTACTTTTTCAGTAAATGAAAATGGAGGTTTAGTTTACACTTTAGATAATAAGGGTCAAACTTATTTTAACGTTGGTCATAAAGCTGTTGTAGGTGGTGGAGAAGATATTGACTTTTGTTATGATTTTGATACTTCGGGTGAAAAGATTGTTCAGCTTTCTGAGGTAGAAGGAAACGTTCCAGATGCTGAGACTACAGGAATTCAAATGACTTTCTCTGATGGCGGTTTTATGGGTTATTATGTTGGGTCTTCGGTTTATGAAATACTTTCTATTAGTGATGATTTCTTATATGTAAGAACGTACGATACTGAGAATGCAGATTTAGCTTGGTACCATAAATTTACTTCAGATGTTGCTGTTGATGGTGGTGAAGAAAGTCTTGAGACCATTTATACCAATTTAGTTTGGTCAGATGAGTTTGATGTTGATGGTGCACCAAATGCTGCTAATTGGGGTTATGACCTTGGCGCAGGTGGCTGGGGTAATGGTGAGGCTCAAACTTATACAGATGCAGCTGAAAACGTAAAAGTTGAAGACGGTGTTTTAAAAATCACTGCTATAGCTGGTGAGGGCGAAGCAGCTGTTCACTATTTTGACGAAATTACTTTGAGTGATGGAAGTGGCGGTACGCAAACTTTAGAAGATTTTGAAGGTGCAGCTCCTGTTTTTACTGGATTTGGCGGTGTTGGAACTGCGGTAATTGCAAATCCGGATCCTACGGGAGAGAATACTAGTGCTAATGTGGCAGAATCTACTAAAACTTTAGGTGCTGAAACATGGGCAGGTTCTTTCTTTGATTTATCTGCACCGGTTGATCTTGTTGCTTACCCTAGTATTAGTTTAAAAACATGGTCGCCTGCTACTGGAGCCAATATAATTTTGAAACTTGAAAATCAAGCTAATGCTGATGAGAATGTTGAGGTAAGTGTTAATTCAACTGTTGCTAATGCTTGGGAAACACTAAACTTTGATTTCACTGGTGTTCCAGTTGGTACTTATGACCGAGTTGTGTTGTTTTTTGATTTTGGTGTTTCTCCTTCTGGCGGAATTACTTCAGGTCGTATTAAATCTGAAAACTTATACGAGTTTACTTATGGTAGAGTTGAGATAAGAGCTAAGCTTCCATCTGCCGGTGGTACTTGGCCAGCGTTATGGGCTTTAGGTGCTAATTTTGATGAAGTTGGTTGGCCTACAGCTGGAGAGATAGATATTATGGAACATGTTGGCAATAATAACAATACCATTAGTAGTGCATTACATTATCCTGGTAATTCTGCAGGTAATGCTATAGTAGGATCTACACCAGTTGAAAATGCAACTTCTGAGTTTCATAATTATACTGTAGAGTGGACACCTGATAGCATTAAGTTTGTTGTAGATGATCAGTTGGTTCATAATAGTTTTGTGAACAATGCTACAACACCTTTTAATGCTGATTTCTTTTTAATTATGAATGTTGCTATGGGCGGTACACTTGGTGGTACTATCGATGCAGAATTTATAGAAGATACAATGGAGGTTGATTATGTGAGAGTGTATCAATAA
- a CDS encoding metal-dependent hydrolase family protein — protein sequence MKKSLFLLVLLVFTGATAQDTYLQCGKIVDVESGKIMSEKTIVISENKIKEIKNGFIVGSDTDQVIDLKSKTVLPGFIDMHVHIESESSPSRYLEAFTMNEADVAFESTVYAKRTLMAGFTTVRDLGGSGVNIALKKAINKGTVVGPRIFTAGKALASTGGHADPTNGRSNELMGDPGPKEGVVNSPEDGRKAVRQRYKDGADVIKITATGGVLSVAKSGQNPQFTIEEIKAITETANDYGMLTAAHAHGDEGMQRAILGGIKTIEHGTLMSEETMDLMIKHKTFMVPTISAGQEAARLAKIPNYLPPVVAKKALEIGPKLNATFAKAYKKGVSIAFGTDSGVSPHGDNAKEFVYMHKAGMPIIEALRSATITNAMLLGEKELGQIKEGYIADIVAVNENPLDNVETLTDVIFVMKEGIVYKQ from the coding sequence ATGAAAAAATCATTATTCCTTTTAGTTTTACTGGTATTTACAGGCGCAACTGCCCAAGACACTTATCTTCAGTGCGGTAAAATTGTAGATGTTGAATCGGGTAAAATAATGTCGGAGAAAACGATTGTTATTTCAGAAAATAAGATTAAGGAAATTAAGAATGGCTTTATAGTAGGTAGTGATACTGATCAAGTAATAGATTTAAAATCTAAGACTGTATTGCCTGGTTTTATAGATATGCATGTTCATATTGAAAGCGAATCTAGTCCGTCAAGATATTTAGAGGCTTTTACCATGAATGAAGCTGATGTTGCTTTTGAATCTACAGTTTATGCTAAAAGAACATTAATGGCTGGCTTTACAACGGTACGTGATTTAGGAGGATCAGGAGTGAATATAGCCTTAAAGAAAGCTATTAATAAAGGAACGGTTGTTGGTCCTAGAATTTTTACTGCCGGTAAGGCACTTGCTTCTACTGGTGGTCATGCCGATCCTACTAATGGAAGAAGCAATGAGTTAATGGGTGATCCAGGACCAAAAGAAGGTGTTGTTAATTCTCCTGAGGATGGTAGAAAGGCCGTTCGTCAACGTTATAAAGATGGAGCGGATGTTATTAAGATAACAGCTACTGGCGGAGTGTTAAGTGTAGCTAAAAGTGGTCAAAACCCTCAGTTTACTATTGAAGAAATAAAGGCGATTACAGAAACGGCTAATGATTATGGTATGCTAACCGCAGCTCATGCACATGGTGATGAAGGTATGCAAAGAGCAATTTTAGGAGGAATAAAGACTATTGAACATGGTACATTAATGTCTGAAGAAACAATGGACTTAATGATAAAACACAAAACGTTTATGGTACCCACTATATCTGCAGGTCAAGAAGCAGCTAGATTGGCGAAAATACCTAACTACTTACCACCAGTCGTAGCTAAAAAAGCTTTGGAGATCGGACCTAAATTAAATGCAACTTTTGCAAAGGCGTACAAAAAAGGTGTGAGTATTGCTTTTGGTACAGACTCTGGGGTATCTCCTCATGGAGATAATGCGAAGGAGTTTGTATATATGCACAAAGCAGGTATGCCTATTATAGAGGCTTTGCGTTCGGCTACAATTACCAATGCGATGCTTTTAGGTGAAAAGGAATTAGGTCAAATTAAAGAAGGCTACATAGCTGATATTGTTGCTGTAAATGAAAATCCTTTAGATAATGTAGAAACATTAACAGATGTAATTTTTGTTATGAAAGAGGGTATAGTGTATAAGCAATAG
- a CDS encoding DegT/DnrJ/EryC1/StrS family aminotransferase translates to MKKIQMVDLGGQYQEIKDQVNTSITQILETSAFINGPEVHAFQKELEDYLQVKHVIPCANGTDALQIAMMGLGLKPGDEVITADFTFAATVEVIALLQLTPVLVDVYPDTFNIDIEAIEKAITPKTKAIVPVHLFGQCANMDAILELAKKHDLFVIEDNAQAIGAKYLSKDGTKHMAGSMGHVGATSFFPSKNLGCYGDGGAIFTNDDELAHTLRGIVNHGMYERYHHDVVGVNSRLDSIQAAVLRAKLPKLDGYCDARRNAARAYSKAFEGQEHIITPVTVNNCEGICDVCDCHVFHQYTLRITNGKRDELGQFLAKNEVPFGVYYPIPLHKQKAYLDNRYKEEDFPVTNQLVTEVLSLPMHTELDEEQINYITELIIGFVNG, encoded by the coding sequence ATGAAAAAGATACAAATGGTAGACCTAGGTGGTCAATACCAAGAAATTAAAGATCAAGTAAATACTTCTATAACTCAAATTTTAGAAACTTCGGCATTTATAAACGGACCAGAGGTTCATGCATTTCAGAAGGAGCTAGAAGATTACCTTCAGGTTAAGCATGTTATACCATGTGCCAATGGTACTGACGCTTTGCAGATTGCAATGATGGGGTTAGGTTTGAAACCTGGCGATGAGGTTATTACAGCAGATTTTACTTTTGCAGCCACAGTTGAGGTCATTGCATTGTTACAGCTGACTCCGGTTTTGGTAGATGTTTATCCAGATACGTTCAATATTGATATAGAAGCTATAGAAAAAGCAATAACACCAAAAACGAAAGCTATAGTTCCCGTTCATCTTTTTGGTCAATGTGCTAATATGGATGCTATACTTGAATTGGCTAAGAAACACGATTTGTTTGTCATTGAAGATAATGCTCAGGCTATTGGAGCAAAATACCTTTCAAAAGATGGTACAAAGCATATGGCTGGTAGTATGGGGCATGTAGGTGCTACTTCATTCTTTCCTTCTAAAAACTTAGGTTGTTATGGTGATGGTGGTGCAATTTTTACTAATGATGATGAATTAGCGCATACTTTGCGTGGTATTGTTAACCATGGTATGTACGAACGTTACCACCATGATGTAGTTGGTGTAAATTCAAGATTAGATTCTATACAGGCTGCCGTTTTAAGAGCAAAACTGCCTAAGTTAGATGGGTATTGCGATGCAAGAAGAAATGCAGCTCGTGCATATTCAAAAGCATTTGAAGGTCAAGAGCATATTATTACTCCGGTAACGGTAAATAATTGCGAGGGCATTTGCGATGTGTGCGATTGTCACGTTTTTCATCAATACACTTTGAGAATTACAAATGGTAAAAGAGATGAACTAGGACAATTTTTAGCAAAAAATGAAGTTCCATTTGGTGTCTATTACCCAATTCCGTTACATAAGCAGAAAGCTTATCTAGATAATCGTTATAAAGAAGAAGATTTTCCTGTAACGAATCAATTGGTGACAGAAGTATTGTCTTTACCGATGCACACAGAATTAGATGAAGAACAGATTAACTATATAACGGAGTTAATTATCGGGTTTGTTAACGGGTAG
- the galE gene encoding UDP-glucose 4-epimerase GalE: MKVLVTGGLGFIGSHTVVELQNKGFEVVIIDDCSNSDENVLDGIKAITGKKPLYEKLDLKEKHKVEDFFQRYQDVAGVIHFAASKAVGESVEKPLLYYENNIGTLVYILKELCKKNKASFIFSSSCTVYGQADKMPITEDAPVKVAESPYGNTKQMGEEIIADTCKVTPGLNAIALRYFNPMGAHPSGEIGELPIGVPQNLVPFITQTGIGLRDQLSVFGDDYPTPDGTCIRDYIYVVDLAKAHVVALERLLNGKNESNFEVFNVGTGTGSSVLEAIKSFEKVSGRKLNYKIVDRRPGDITSAYADTTKANKVLGWKAEYTLEEAMNYAWIWEQKIRD; this comes from the coding sequence ATGAAAGTATTAGTAACAGGTGGATTAGGTTTTATAGGGTCTCATACAGTAGTGGAGCTTCAAAACAAAGGTTTTGAAGTGGTCATAATAGATGATTGCTCTAACTCTGATGAAAATGTACTTGATGGTATTAAAGCTATCACAGGTAAAAAGCCGCTTTATGAAAAGTTAGATTTAAAAGAAAAACATAAGGTTGAAGACTTTTTTCAACGCTATCAAGATGTTGCTGGTGTTATACATTTCGCAGCATCTAAAGCTGTAGGTGAAAGTGTTGAGAAGCCGTTGCTTTATTATGAGAACAATATTGGTACGCTAGTTTATATATTAAAGGAACTATGTAAAAAGAATAAGGCTAGTTTTATATTTAGCTCGTCTTGTACGGTTTATGGACAGGCAGATAAAATGCCTATTACAGAAGATGCACCTGTTAAAGTTGCAGAATCGCCATATGGCAATACCAAGCAAATGGGTGAAGAGATAATTGCAGATACTTGTAAAGTAACGCCTGGTTTAAATGCAATTGCATTACGTTATTTCAACCCGATGGGAGCACACCCAAGTGGAGAGATTGGTGAGTTGCCAATAGGTGTTCCGCAAAACTTGGTGCCATTTATTACGCAAACTGGTATTGGATTAAGGGATCAGTTATCTGTTTTTGGTGATGATTATCCTACGCCAGATGGTACATGTATAAGAGATTATATTTATGTAGTAGATTTGGCTAAAGCCCATGTGGTTGCCTTAGAGCGTTTGCTGAACGGGAAAAATGAATCTAATTTTGAGGTTTTTAATGTAGGTACCGGTACTGGTAGCTCTGTACTAGAGGCTATAAAAAGTTTTGAAAAAGTATCTGGTCGAAAATTGAATTATAAAATAGTTGATAGAAGACCTGGTGATATCACTAGTGCTTACGCAGATACAACAAAGGCAAATAAAGTATTAGGCTGGAAAGCTGAATATACTTTAGAAGAAGCCATGAATTACGCGTGGATCTGGGAACAGAAAATACGTGACTGA
- a CDS encoding 3-deoxy-D-manno-octulosonic acid transferase produces the protein MNFLYNLLIISASAILKVLALMNPKLSLFVNGRKETISLINESISEEDKVIWIHAASLGEYEQGLPVIEQLKIHHPTHKIVLTFFSPSGYEVKKNSKIADVICYLPMDTKSKVNSFLTATHPDKAIFIKYEIWPNYLNALKKADTPTFLISALFKENQIYFKWYGGFMHSALNNFSHFFVQNEKSKSLLNSVGYTNVTIAGDTRFDRVSEIVERDNELDFMKRFKKDQFCFVAGSTWTEDEKIIIDYINNNIHPIKFVIAPHTIKEHHIQEIIQSINKKVVRYTDLEHSSLEDCEVLIIDTIGLLTKIYSYADIAYVGGGFVTGLHNTLEPAVFGIPVIIGPQYDGFAEAEELVQLGGVISIKNNIDFQELVDKYFDSEDYSSKIGRINTDYINEKAGATKRIISELNAILTLNN, from the coding sequence TTGAACTTTCTCTATAATCTTCTTATCATAAGTGCATCTGCCATTTTAAAGGTATTGGCGTTGATGAATCCTAAACTATCGTTGTTTGTAAATGGGAGAAAAGAAACAATTTCTTTAATTAATGAATCTATCTCAGAAGAAGACAAAGTTATTTGGATTCATGCAGCATCTTTAGGAGAATACGAGCAAGGATTGCCTGTTATTGAACAATTAAAAATTCATCATCCTACACATAAAATAGTACTTACTTTTTTTTCCCCTTCAGGATACGAAGTAAAAAAGAATAGCAAAATAGCTGATGTGATTTGCTACCTTCCTATGGATACAAAGAGCAAAGTAAATTCCTTTTTGACGGCTACACATCCCGATAAAGCCATTTTTATTAAATATGAAATATGGCCCAACTACTTAAATGCTTTAAAAAAAGCTGATACGCCAACATTTTTAATTTCAGCATTATTTAAAGAAAATCAGATTTATTTTAAGTGGTATGGTGGTTTTATGCATAGCGCATTAAATAACTTCTCTCACTTTTTTGTACAAAACGAAAAATCAAAATCATTATTAAATTCCGTTGGATATACTAATGTAACCATTGCCGGAGATACTCGTTTTGATAGAGTAAGTGAAATAGTAGAACGAGACAACGAATTAGATTTCATGAAACGTTTTAAGAAAGATCAATTTTGCTTTGTTGCTGGAAGCACGTGGACAGAAGACGAAAAAATTATCATAGACTACATAAATAACAACATACACCCTATTAAGTTTGTTATAGCACCACACACTATTAAAGAACATCATATTCAAGAAATAATTCAATCTATAAATAAAAAGGTAGTTCGTTATACAGATTTAGAACATAGCAGTCTAGAAGATTGTGAAGTCTTAATCATTGACACCATTGGTCTTTTAACCAAAATTTACAGCTATGCAGATATCGCATATGTAGGTGGCGGTTTTGTTACAGGATTACACAATACATTAGAACCAGCCGTATTCGGTATACCGGTTATTATAGGTCCACAGTATGATGGATTTGCCGAGGCAGAAGAATTGGTACAATTAGGCGGAGTCATTTCTATTAAAAACAACATTGATTTTCAAGAACTTGTAGACAAGTACTTTGATAGTGAAGACTACAGTTCAAAAATCGGGCGAATCAACACAGACTACATCAATGAAAAAGCAGGTGCAACCAAGCGTATTATTTCTGAATTAAATGCAATTTTAACCTTAAATAATTGA
- a CDS encoding acyltransferase family protein codes for MSKLKNRYLSLDVFRGMDVALMIIVNSPGNGDTSFGILKHAVWNGFTLTDLVFPTFLFVVGNAMSFSMKKYEAEGSGAFLKKIFKRFSIIFLLGFLMYWFPFFEDGGLKPIAETRIFGVLQRIALCYLFASILLHYFKTKSVLIFSALALIGYHIILLVFGDLTLTGNAVLKLDKFLIGANHMYHGNGGVAFDPEGLLSTLPSIVNVIAGYFTGKFIQKNGQNFETIAKLIMAAGILVIAGFAWDLIFPFNKKLWSSSFVLLTSGIDIFVIAVLVYLLDMSKPGKWTYFFEVFGRNTLFIYLLSELFIISLAELSMKGTNAYNWIADNIFIATAGDYFGSLLFALWIMFTCWLVGYIMDKRGVYIKV; via the coding sequence ATGAGTAAACTTAAAAATCGATATCTTTCTCTAGATGTCTTTAGGGGAATGGATGTTGCCCTGATGATTATTGTTAACTCCCCCGGAAATGGAGATACCAGTTTTGGAATTCTGAAACATGCCGTCTGGAACGGATTTACACTTACCGATTTAGTCTTCCCCACTTTTTTGTTCGTTGTTGGTAATGCCATGAGTTTTAGTATGAAAAAATACGAAGCTGAAGGTAGTGGTGCGTTTTTAAAAAAGATATTTAAACGCTTTTCTATCATTTTTTTACTAGGTTTTTTAATGTATTGGTTTCCATTTTTTGAAGATGGTGGCTTAAAACCTATTGCCGAAACCCGAATTTTCGGAGTATTACAGCGAATTGCATTATGCTATTTATTTGCGTCTATTCTACTTCATTATTTTAAAACAAAATCTGTTCTAATTTTTAGCGCTTTGGCTTTAATAGGGTATCATATTATATTATTGGTATTCGGCGACTTAACCTTAACAGGCAATGCTGTATTAAAACTTGACAAATTTCTTATTGGCGCAAACCATATGTACCATGGTAATGGTGGCGTTGCTTTTGATCCTGAAGGACTACTAAGTACATTACCTTCAATTGTAAATGTAATTGCAGGCTATTTTACAGGTAAATTCATTCAAAAGAATGGGCAGAATTTTGAAACCATTGCAAAACTTATTATGGCTGCAGGTATTCTTGTTATAGCAGGATTTGCTTGGGATTTAATCTTCCCATTTAACAAAAAACTATGGTCTAGTTCGTTTGTTTTATTAACTAGTGGAATTGACATATTTGTTATAGCTGTATTAGTTTATCTATTAGATATGTCTAAACCGGGTAAATGGACTTATTTCTTTGAAGTATTTGGCAGAAACACGCTATTCATTTACTTATTATCAGAACTATTCATTATCAGTTTAGCAGAGTTATCTATGAAAGGCACAAACGCTTATAATTGGATTGCAGACAACATTTTCATTGCAACAGCTGGTGATTATTTTGGATCACTGTTGTTTGCCTTATGGATTATGTTTACCTGCTGGCTTGTTGGTTATATTATGGATAAAAGAGGAGTATACATAAAAGTATAA
- a CDS encoding helix-turn-helix and ligand-binding sensor domain-containing protein — translation MILKSLYSLIFLFALCVFGQELPPIQNYTPIEYNAGNQNWSIAQSNDHTMYVANNSGLLEFNGNAWTLYQIPYGTPVKSVMVLNGRVFTGSYMQFGYWTRNEFGVLIYTSISDQLKTPLIEDEDFWNISHFKDWVLFQSLDRIYIYNIKKSTFEILDAKNNSPKIFEIGNKIYFQKLGKGLFTLENGEPILVSDDLILKQTNVVGAFLVDNRILIITEQADFFYLENNILVEWKLPVETDFYLSKIYSALRLNDGSYVLGTISKGIFQLDVNGNIIRNINQEKGLNNNTVLSLFQDIDNNLWLGLDNGVSVINLASPFKEYIDHIGALGVVYTAKKKGDFLYLGTNQGLFYKKYQEGNSFKLIEGTQGQVWLLKEINGTLFCGHHNGTFVITDDIATKISEVSGAWDIQSIEYKQNLLIQGNYKGLSVLEQVDDKWQYRNSIDGFDSSSRFFEFVGENHLLVNHDYKGIFDLQINHEYKKVVKLDSKESKGNGSSLVRYKGDILYRTINGVFKYNVNQHEFLIDSVLTSKFFNADERIIGILQSTNNYERLWGFTNYNIITVSNGYLSKEPQTVKISIPNFFRRSMGILGFESIVHLEKNLYLIGISNGYITLDLSEAKQRDCQIKINSVFGKSHETPKIDLSLQDNQELEYSENNVSFNYNVTEYDRYTEVYYQNKLNGLNEEWSTWSLMPNTSFDNLPYGSYEFKVRAKVGNSLSINTAAYSFKILRPWYVSYWAILCYVILAVLFSLLIHRNYKNYYKKQQSQLIKANNKRLKRKKLKNQKKIVQIKNNQLQELVDSKNRELAISTMSIIKKNEFLSAIKDQLKSSTDNPKVKAVIRTIDRNINNEDDWKFFESAFNNADKDFLKKVKEKHSELSANDLRLCAYLRLNLSSKEIAPLLNISVRSVEVKRYRLRKKMNLPRETGLTDYIINL, via the coding sequence ATGATATTGAAATCTTTGTATAGTTTAATTTTTCTTTTTGCCTTGTGTGTCTTTGGTCAAGAGCTTCCACCAATTCAAAATTACACTCCTATTGAATACAATGCTGGTAACCAAAATTGGTCTATTGCCCAATCTAATGACCATACAATGTATGTTGCAAACAATAGTGGATTGTTGGAGTTTAACGGAAATGCTTGGACCTTGTACCAAATACCTTATGGCACTCCCGTAAAATCTGTTATGGTTTTAAATGGAAGAGTGTTTACAGGCAGTTATATGCAATTTGGGTATTGGACACGCAATGAGTTTGGAGTTTTGATTTATACATCCATTTCTGACCAGTTGAAAACACCGCTCATAGAAGATGAGGATTTTTGGAATATATCGCATTTCAAAGACTGGGTTTTGTTTCAATCATTAGATAGAATTTATATCTACAATATTAAAAAGTCAACATTTGAAATTTTAGATGCTAAAAATAATAGTCCTAAAATATTTGAAATAGGTAATAAAATATATTTTCAAAAGCTCGGAAAGGGCTTGTTTACATTAGAAAATGGAGAGCCTATTCTAGTATCTGATGACTTAATTCTTAAGCAAACTAATGTTGTTGGTGCATTTCTGGTAGATAATAGAATACTGATCATTACAGAACAGGCAGATTTTTTTTATCTAGAAAATAATATTCTAGTTGAATGGAAATTGCCTGTAGAGACAGATTTTTATCTGAGCAAGATTTATAGTGCTTTACGTTTAAATGATGGGTCTTATGTATTGGGTACAATCTCAAAAGGTATATTTCAATTAGATGTAAACGGTAATATCATAAGAAATATTAATCAAGAAAAAGGTCTTAACAACAATACAGTATTATCGTTATTTCAAGATATAGATAATAATCTGTGGCTTGGGTTGGATAATGGAGTTAGCGTCATCAATTTAGCCTCACCTTTTAAAGAATATATTGACCATATAGGGGCTTTAGGTGTTGTTTATACTGCTAAGAAAAAAGGCGATTTTTTATATTTAGGTACAAATCAAGGACTATTTTATAAAAAATATCAAGAGGGAAATTCTTTTAAACTCATTGAGGGTACCCAAGGTCAAGTTTGGTTGCTAAAAGAAATTAATGGTACATTATTCTGTGGTCATCACAATGGAACTTTTGTTATAACGGATGATATTGCTACGAAAATTTCAGAAGTTTCAGGTGCGTGGGATATTCAAAGTATAGAATATAAGCAAAACTTGCTTATTCAAGGTAATTATAAAGGTCTAAGTGTACTTGAGCAAGTAGATGATAAATGGCAGTACCGCAATAGTATTGATGGTTTTGATAGCTCGAGTAGATTTTTTGAGTTCGTCGGAGAAAATCATTTACTAGTAAATCATGATTATAAGGGAATTTTTGACTTGCAAATTAACCACGAATATAAGAAGGTTGTAAAACTAGACAGTAAGGAATCTAAAGGCAATGGTTCTAGCTTGGTTAGATATAAGGGCGATATTCTTTATAGGACTATTAACGGTGTTTTTAAATACAATGTAAATCAACATGAATTTTTAATAGATTCAGTTCTAACAAGCAAATTTTTTAATGCAGATGAGCGTATTATCGGCATACTTCAGTCGACTAACAATTACGAAAGGTTATGGGGCTTTACGAATTATAATATAATTACTGTTTCTAATGGGTATTTAAGTAAAGAACCACAAACGGTTAAAATTTCAATTCCAAATTTCTTTAGGCGTAGTATGGGAATCTTAGGTTTTGAATCTATCGTGCATTTAGAAAAAAATCTTTATTTGATAGGTATTTCTAACGGTTATATCACTTTGGATTTAAGTGAAGCTAAACAGCGTGATTGTCAAATAAAGATAAATTCTGTTTTTGGAAAGTCTCATGAAACTCCAAAAATTGATCTTTCTCTTCAAGACAATCAAGAATTAGAGTATTCAGAAAATAACGTAAGTTTTAATTATAATGTTACAGAGTATGATAGATATACAGAAGTGTATTATCAAAATAAATTAAACGGTTTAAATGAAGAATGGAGTACTTGGTCGCTTATGCCCAATACTTCATTTGATAATCTACCATATGGTTCTTATGAGTTTAAGGTGAGAGCTAAGGTGGGTAATAGTTTATCAATTAATACGGCTGCATATAGCTTTAAAATTCTAAGGCCTTGGTATGTGTCATACTGGGCTATTTTGTGTTATGTTATACTAGCGGTTTTATTCTCTTTGCTAATTCACAGAAATTATAAGAATTATTATAAAAAACAGCAAAGTCAACTTATAAAAGCTAATAACAAACGGTTAAAACGTAAGAAATTAAAAAACCAGAAGAAGATAGTTCAAATAAAAAATAATCAATTACAAGAACTTGTTGATAGTAAGAATAGAGAATTGGCAATCTCTACAATGAGTATTATTAAAAAGAATGAGTTTTTAAGTGCTATTAAAGATCAATTAAAAAGTAGCACAGATAACCCAAAGGTGAAAGCTGTAATCAGAACTATTGACAGGAATATTAATAATGAAGACGATTGGAAATTTTTTGAAAGTGCATTTAATAATGCAGATAAAGATTTCTTGAAAAAGGTGAAAGAAAAGCATTCTGAGTTATCTGCAAATGATTTAAGGTTGTGTGCATACTTAAGACTAAACCTGTCTTCTAAAGAAATTGCACCTCTTTTAAATATATCGGTAAGAAGTGTTGAGGTGAAACGATACCGTCTGCGTAAAAAAATGAATCTTCCGCGCGAAACTGGCTTAACTGACTATATCATCAATTTATAA